In Ostrinia nubilalis chromosome 12, ilOstNubi1.1, whole genome shotgun sequence, one DNA window encodes the following:
- the LOC135076740 gene encoding uncharacterized protein LOC135076740 — translation MSDSEYASSIEDVAPLEVVPPPRSSKSKSKTSASTSTASTPAPKPRKRKPAAHSVANVEALTRPKKTKSLFSIINKDERASAKETTRSIASSFTSRVSSGQCRRTAVTSGEFYIDLKVYNTDDVKNVPPEERYKKALAAVKLQCGEQSQEWEALQRFISSAYVIFEECEPTYYSNKINIK, via the exons AT gtcGGATTCTGAGTACGCATCCAGCATTGAAGACGTGGCCCCATTAGAGGTGGTGCCACCACCGCGCTCGAGCAAGAGCAAGTCCAAAACCAGCGCGTCGACCTCAACCGCTTCTACGCCTGCGCCTAAGCCGAGGAAGCGAAAGCCTGCCGCCCATTCCGTTGCGAACGTTGAAGCCCTAACTAG ACCAAAGAAAACGAAGAGTTTGTTTTCAATCATTAATAAGGACGAGCGGGCAAGTGCGAAGGAGACAACTCGTAGCATCGCATCGAGCTTTACATCGCGGGTGTCTTCGGGCCAGTGTCGTCGGACTGCAGTCACCAGCGGCGAGTTCTACATAGATTTGAAAGTCTACAACACCGACGATGTTAAGAACGTTCCACCCGAGGAGCGTTACAAGAAAGCGCTTGCAGCGGTAAAACTCCAATGCGGTGAACAATCCCAGGAGTGGGAGGCTCTACAAAGGTTTATAAGTAGCGCTTACGTAATTTTTGAAGAGTGCGAACCGACTTattacagtaataaaataaacattaaataa